One Pontibacillus yanchengensis DNA window includes the following coding sequences:
- the uvsE gene encoding UV DNA damage repair endonuclease UvsE — translation MTIFRLGYVAMSVHVENASPSQTMTYKQFSSLQDREAAVHKLERIASSNLHNTLRLLKHNRAHGITFFRMSSKLVPLATHEELADWKYYVSLSNELKEIGNYAKQNQIRIDFHPDHFVVLNTPNKDKFKFSLHVLKYHYRLLHGMGIDPTHRCVLHLGGGYNNKEESLERFIENWSYIPTGIQKMIMLENDDTLYTMEDCLYISQKLMIPFIFDIHHHLANYDHLNWEENLDRVLHTWEGSSLPVKMHISSPKSQDEFKSHAPYIDKEMFLNFVQKSNGSTKQIDCMIEAKQKDDALFRLVSDLSTEPNIEFITPTTFKFHG, via the coding sequence ATGACCATTTTTAGACTTGGGTATGTAGCAATGAGTGTACATGTAGAGAATGCATCGCCATCGCAAACGATGACATATAAGCAATTCAGTTCCTTGCAGGACAGAGAGGCTGCAGTACATAAGTTAGAGAGAATTGCCTCATCTAACCTCCATAATACGTTACGTCTCTTGAAACATAATCGGGCTCATGGTATTACATTCTTTCGGATGAGTTCGAAGCTGGTTCCCTTGGCTACTCATGAAGAACTCGCTGATTGGAAGTATTACGTATCATTAAGTAACGAGTTAAAAGAGATTGGTAATTATGCAAAACAAAATCAGATACGTATTGATTTCCACCCTGATCATTTTGTAGTTCTCAATACTCCTAATAAAGATAAATTTAAATTTTCACTTCATGTGTTGAAATACCATTACCGACTACTACACGGGATGGGGATTGATCCCACACATCGTTGTGTTTTGCATCTAGGTGGGGGATACAATAATAAAGAAGAGTCTTTAGAACGATTCATTGAAAACTGGTCATATATTCCGACCGGCATACAAAAAATGATTATGCTGGAGAATGATGATACGTTATATACCATGGAGGATTGTTTATATATATCACAAAAGCTAATGATTCCTTTTATATTTGATATCCATCATCATTTGGCTAATTATGATCATCTGAACTGGGAAGAAAATTTGGATCGTGTGTTACATACATGGGAAGGGAGCTCCCTTCCAGTAAAAATGCATATATCTTCTCCTAAAAGCCAGGATGAGTTTAAAAGTCATGCTCCTTACATTGATAAAGAAATGTTTTTGAATTTTGTACAGAAATCAAATGGTTCAACTAAGCAAATTGATTGCATGATTGAAGCAAAACAAAAAGACGATGCACTGTTTCGATTAGTAAGCGATTTATCAACAGAACCGAACATTGAATTTATTACACCGACAACATTTAAGTTTCATGGTTAA
- a CDS encoding formate/nitrite transporter family protein yields the protein MNNKQQNDEIQQNQHQSSDGTAIEPRDNPDRPGRQFYIPSQIVSEFAHKGRDHLKKPFPGQLVLALTAGAFMTFGAAFSILLAIGIEAKGLYYLLSGFGFAAGYAMVFISGSVLFTEVNVLLPTYLFHSTGFMQRNILKFWGSAYIGNILGALFVAIIIKLSGSLSTSFYTELSTYIDHKMKFLDNGFTGWIQIVLSGILANWLIGMAAFLTTAARDITGKILGTLLPVVLFVAGNFQHSAANMGYFSMGILSNSEYHWYEFLFLNLLPASIGNIIGGGILVSLLFSYAYKDDIQSAVDNN from the coding sequence ATGAACAATAAGCAACAAAATGACGAAATACAACAAAACCAACATCAATCTTCAGATGGAACAGCAATCGAACCCAGAGACAATCCGGATCGACCAGGTAGACAATTCTACATTCCTTCTCAAATTGTTAGCGAATTTGCTCATAAGGGTAGAGATCATTTAAAAAAACCATTCCCAGGTCAGTTAGTATTAGCCCTTACCGCGGGGGCATTTATGACATTCGGTGCTGCATTTTCCATTCTTTTGGCAATTGGTATTGAAGCGAAAGGGTTGTACTATCTGCTATCTGGTTTTGGGTTTGCTGCAGGTTATGCAATGGTGTTTATTTCTGGTTCTGTCTTATTTACAGAAGTTAATGTGTTGTTACCGACGTATCTGTTTCACTCTACAGGTTTTATGCAACGAAACATTTTGAAGTTCTGGGGCTCTGCCTATATTGGAAATATTCTTGGAGCCTTATTTGTCGCTATTATTATTAAACTGTCTGGTTCATTATCTACTTCATTTTATACAGAGCTATCTACATACATAGATCATAAAATGAAGTTTTTAGATAACGGTTTTACAGGCTGGATTCAGATTGTCTTGTCTGGAATTCTTGCAAACTGGTTAATAGGTATGGCTGCATTTTTAACTACTGCTGCAAGGGATATAACCGGTAAAATATTAGGGACACTATTACCTGTAGTCCTTTTCGTAGCCGGTAATTTCCAACACAGTGCTGCAAACATGGGTTACTTCAGCATGGGAATCTTATCGAACTCTGAATACCATTGGTATGAGTTTTTATTCCTCAATCTTCTTCCTGCTAGCATTGGAAATATAATCGGAGGAGGTATATTAGTATCCTTGCTTTTCTCTTATGCTTATAAGGATGATATACAATCAGCAGTTGATAATAATTAG
- a CDS encoding LysR family transcriptional regulator, protein MELRQLHYFMEVAEREHISEAAIHLHVAQSAISRQIANLEDELGVKLFVREGRNIKLTPIGKIFRTHTKTALKAIEHATKQVEEYLDPDRGLIRIGFPTSLASHLLPTVISSFKENHPNVGFQLRQGSYHYLIDAVKKREIDLAFLGPVPKEDPEVESHILFTEQISALIPIQHELAEQESILLSDLKNDSFVLFPEGYVLHDIAINACKQAGFTPHVSSQGEDLDAIKGLVSAGIGVTLLPDSTFYNSTPRLTVKKPIEIPQVRRSVGIITPMDRELAPSEKVFYSFVKNFFSMLERYQ, encoded by the coding sequence ATGGAGCTTCGTCAACTACATTATTTTATGGAAGTTGCAGAAAGAGAACATATATCTGAAGCGGCTATTCACCTGCATGTGGCCCAATCAGCCATCAGCAGACAAATCGCTAATCTTGAAGATGAGCTAGGAGTTAAGTTATTTGTTAGAGAAGGAAGAAATATTAAACTAACTCCAATAGGAAAAATATTTCGAACACACACTAAAACGGCATTAAAAGCTATTGAACATGCCACTAAACAAGTTGAAGAATATTTAGATCCCGATAGGGGTTTAATACGGATTGGCTTCCCAACCAGTTTAGCTAGTCATTTACTTCCTACTGTCATCTCTTCTTTTAAAGAGAACCATCCTAATGTAGGTTTTCAACTACGACAAGGTTCTTACCATTATTTAATCGATGCCGTAAAAAAACGTGAGATTGATTTGGCATTCTTAGGACCTGTACCAAAAGAAGACCCTGAGGTAGAAAGTCATATTTTATTTACTGAACAAATTTCAGCACTTATCCCCATTCAACATGAACTTGCAGAACAGGAAAGTATTCTGCTCAGTGATTTGAAAAACGATTCATTTGTCCTGTTTCCAGAAGGATATGTCTTACATGATATTGCTATCAATGCATGTAAACAAGCAGGATTCACACCTCATGTTTCTTCTCAAGGAGAAGACCTTGATGCAATTAAAGGATTAGTTTCTGCTGGAATTGGGGTTACATTATTACCTGACAGCACATTCTATAATTCCACACCACGTTTAACCGTGAAAAAACCAATTGAAATCCCACAAGTAAGACGTTCTGTCGGGATCATAACCCCTATGGATCGTGAGTTAGCACCATCCGAAAAGGTTTTCTATAGTTTTGTTAAAAACTTCTTCTCGATGCTTGAGAGATACCAATAA
- the gltB gene encoding glutamate synthase large subunit, giving the protein MTYNQIPNPQGLYNPDFEHDACGIGLYASLKGNKTHEIVQKGLHMLCQLDHRGGQGSDPHTGDGAGLLVQMPDTFFKKQCAELNLPEQGRYGVGMLFFSNEEEREEEEAYINTLIEAEGQKVLGWRSVPINVRKIGIAAQNSCPIIRQVFIEASDEMEKGLPFERKLYVIRKQAENWALEQDKQFYFASLSSQTIVYKGLLLPEQMDSFYEDLLDEDFVSAFSLVHSRFSTNTFPSWERAHPNRYLIHNGEINTLRGNKNWMKAREKQMASEAFGDDLDKILPIIDSSGSDSSALDNAFEFFVLSGRKPAHAAMMLIPEPWTENEHLTPEKRAFYQYHSTLMEPWDGPTSITFTDGNQIGGILDRNGLRPARYYVTKDDMLIYSSEVGVIDVEEDNILYKNRLSPGKMLLIDLEQQRIISDEEVKHDMASEHPYQEWLDKNLWNLEPEGTYIDPKPVDDAFVRQKAFGYTYEDIHKYLLPMVTEGKDPVGAMGNDTPLAVLSENPQSLFLYFKQHFAQVTNPAIDSIREQMITSTTTLLGAEGNILHPNESNSHRIQLKSPVLSADQMDRIRDVNRSNFRCKTLDAVFTNDLEAELEELCNETEAAIEEGYSLLILSDRTMGVENVAVPPLLAASAVHQHLVQKGKRKKASLIVESGEIREVHHFAALIGYGVDAIYPYLAYETFRQTVEDGSLDMDVNEAVQAYRKHVTTGIVKVMSKMGISTVQSYRGAQIFEAVGISKDVINRYFTGTVSQLDGIDLNTISKEAKIRHTTAYEDVLSTTLEPGSDFQWRKTGEHHAFNPQTVHTLQWACRKNDYNMFKEYSKAANKERIGFLRNLFTFKSEQSVPIEEVESVEDIVRRFKTGAMSFGSLSQEAHETLAIAMNRLGGRSNSGEGGEDSSRFHPDENGDSRRSSIKQIASGRFGVSSHYLVNADELQIKVAQGAKPGEGGQLPGKKVYPWVADVRGSTPGVGLISPPPHHDIYSIEDLAQLIHDLKNANRDARISVKLVAKSGIGTIAAGVAKGSADVISVSGYDGGTGASPKTSIKHAGLPWELGLAETHQTLVLNNLRDRVVLETDGKLMTGRDVAMAAILGAEEYGFATAPLVVIGCVMMRVCHKDTCPVGVATQNPELRKKFTGHADYVVNYMQFVAEELREIMAELGFRTVEEMVGRTDVLEVSEETREHWKAKSLDLANLVYQPKGPKTCKRQQDHNLDKSLDLTTLLPAVKSSINTGKRIELSYPIRNTNRVVGTIVGSEISKRYGEEGLPADTIRLNFTGSAGQSFGAFIPRGLSLHLTGDANDYVGKGLSGGKVVVSKPQQSPSASDDVIIGNVALYGASKGEAYINGVAGERFAVRNSGANVVVEGVGNHGCEYMTGGRVVVLGDVGANFAAGMSGGVAYVLADDKDKFKSLCNTGMIEFESLEDPMEAQEVQTLVQNHFEKTNSLRAAHVLEHWEMAKRSFVKIIPKDYKNMLNRIEAHRADGLTEDEAVMSAFQGNPTKQEQEATDASDTPQVALK; this is encoded by the coding sequence ATGACATATAATCAAATTCCAAACCCCCAGGGACTTTACAACCCTGATTTTGAACATGATGCTTGTGGTATTGGACTATATGCATCATTAAAAGGGAACAAAACACACGAAATTGTTCAAAAAGGGTTACACATGTTGTGCCAGCTAGATCATAGAGGTGGCCAAGGCAGTGATCCTCACACTGGAGATGGAGCAGGATTGCTCGTTCAAATGCCAGATACATTCTTTAAGAAACAGTGCGCGGAGTTGAATTTACCTGAACAAGGACGTTACGGAGTTGGAATGCTTTTCTTTTCAAATGAAGAAGAACGTGAAGAAGAGGAAGCATATATAAATACATTAATCGAAGCCGAGGGGCAAAAGGTTCTAGGCTGGAGAAGTGTACCTATAAATGTCAGAAAAATCGGAATTGCTGCACAAAATAGCTGCCCTATCATTCGTCAAGTATTTATAGAAGCAAGTGACGAGATGGAAAAAGGGCTACCATTTGAGCGTAAACTATACGTCATTCGAAAACAAGCTGAAAATTGGGCACTAGAGCAAGATAAACAGTTCTATTTTGCTAGTCTTTCAAGTCAAACGATTGTATATAAAGGTCTTTTATTACCAGAACAAATGGATTCATTTTATGAAGATTTATTAGATGAAGATTTTGTATCTGCATTCTCTTTAGTACATTCCCGCTTTAGCACAAACACGTTTCCTAGTTGGGAACGTGCTCACCCAAATCGTTACCTTATTCACAATGGTGAGATTAATACATTAAGAGGTAATAAAAACTGGATGAAAGCTAGGGAAAAGCAAATGGCATCTGAAGCATTTGGAGATGACCTTGATAAAATTCTACCTATTATTGATTCGAGCGGAAGTGACTCTTCTGCTTTAGACAACGCTTTTGAATTCTTTGTGCTATCTGGTCGTAAGCCAGCTCATGCAGCTATGATGTTAATTCCTGAGCCATGGACTGAAAATGAGCACTTAACTCCAGAAAAGCGTGCTTTTTATCAATACCACAGTACCCTTATGGAACCATGGGATGGACCAACCTCCATCACATTTACGGATGGAAATCAAATTGGAGGTATCCTTGACCGTAATGGACTACGCCCTGCGCGTTATTACGTAACAAAAGATGATATGCTTATTTATTCATCTGAGGTAGGCGTAATTGATGTGGAAGAAGACAATATCCTATATAAAAATCGATTAAGTCCGGGAAAGATGCTCTTGATTGATTTAGAACAACAACGAATCATTTCTGATGAAGAAGTTAAGCATGATATGGCTTCCGAGCATCCTTATCAAGAATGGTTGGATAAAAATCTTTGGAATCTAGAACCGGAAGGAACGTACATTGATCCTAAACCAGTTGATGACGCATTTGTAAGACAAAAAGCATTTGGATATACGTATGAAGATATCCATAAGTATTTATTACCTATGGTAACCGAAGGAAAAGACCCAGTAGGAGCAATGGGGAATGATACACCATTAGCTGTACTATCGGAAAACCCTCAATCTCTTTTCCTTTATTTCAAACAACACTTTGCACAGGTTACAAACCCTGCAATTGACTCTATTCGTGAGCAAATGATTACATCAACAACGACCTTGTTAGGTGCTGAAGGAAATATACTTCATCCAAATGAATCGAATAGTCATCGTATTCAACTAAAGTCTCCTGTTCTATCAGCAGACCAAATGGATAGAATTAGGGATGTGAATCGATCAAACTTCCGATGTAAGACACTTGATGCTGTTTTTACGAATGATTTAGAAGCAGAATTAGAGGAACTTTGTAATGAAACAGAAGCAGCTATTGAAGAAGGGTATAGCTTGCTCATACTTTCTGACCGGACGATGGGTGTTGAAAATGTAGCCGTACCGCCATTATTGGCTGCTAGTGCAGTGCACCAACACTTGGTTCAAAAAGGCAAGCGTAAAAAGGCAAGTCTAATTGTAGAAAGTGGTGAAATCAGAGAGGTTCATCATTTTGCTGCGTTAATTGGATATGGTGTAGATGCGATCTATCCTTATCTAGCATATGAGACATTCCGCCAAACTGTAGAAGATGGCAGTTTAGATATGGATGTGAATGAAGCTGTTCAAGCTTATCGTAAACATGTAACTACTGGAATAGTAAAAGTTATGTCTAAGATGGGAATTTCAACAGTACAAAGTTACCGTGGAGCTCAAATATTTGAAGCAGTCGGTATCAGTAAAGATGTGATCAATCGTTATTTCACTGGCACGGTATCTCAGCTAGATGGAATCGATTTAAACACCATCTCCAAGGAAGCGAAGATACGTCATACCACTGCTTATGAGGATGTTTTAAGCACAACGTTAGAGCCTGGAAGTGACTTTCAGTGGCGAAAAACTGGAGAGCATCACGCTTTCAACCCACAAACTGTTCATACACTTCAATGGGCTTGTCGTAAAAATGATTACAACATGTTTAAAGAATATTCGAAGGCTGCAAATAAAGAGCGAATCGGATTTTTACGTAATCTATTCACCTTTAAATCAGAGCAATCCGTTCCTATTGAAGAAGTTGAATCCGTTGAAGACATCGTTCGTCGTTTTAAAACGGGAGCAATGTCCTTTGGCTCATTAAGCCAAGAAGCGCATGAAACCCTAGCTATTGCGATGAATCGTCTAGGAGGAAGAAGTAATAGCGGCGAAGGCGGAGAAGATTCAAGCCGCTTCCATCCAGATGAAAATGGAGATTCAAGACGTAGTTCCATTAAACAAATTGCCTCTGGTCGCTTTGGTGTAAGTAGTCACTATCTAGTGAATGCTGATGAGTTGCAGATTAAAGTTGCTCAAGGTGCAAAGCCAGGGGAAGGTGGTCAATTACCTGGTAAGAAAGTTTATCCATGGGTTGCAGATGTTCGTGGTTCTACACCGGGAGTAGGATTAATTTCGCCTCCACCACACCATGACATTTATTCTATTGAAGATCTTGCTCAGTTAATTCACGATCTAAAAAATGCAAACCGAGATGCACGTATTAGCGTGAAGCTTGTTGCTAAGTCTGGGATCGGTACCATCGCAGCAGGAGTAGCAAAAGGATCTGCTGATGTTATATCCGTGAGTGGATATGATGGGGGCACAGGTGCCTCACCAAAAACTAGTATTAAACACGCAGGATTACCTTGGGAATTAGGTTTAGCAGAAACACATCAAACGTTAGTATTGAATAACTTACGTGATCGAGTAGTATTAGAAACTGATGGGAAATTAATGACAGGCCGAGATGTTGCCATGGCTGCGATATTAGGGGCTGAAGAATACGGTTTTGCAACAGCACCATTAGTTGTAATTGGGTGCGTAATGATGCGTGTTTGTCATAAAGATACATGTCCAGTTGGTGTGGCGACACAAAATCCTGAGCTTCGTAAAAAGTTTACAGGTCATGCTGATTACGTCGTTAACTATATGCAGTTCGTAGCAGAAGAGCTTCGTGAGATTATGGCTGAATTAGGTTTCCGTACAGTAGAGGAAATGGTTGGACGTACAGATGTATTAGAGGTAAGTGAAGAAACCCGTGAACATTGGAAAGCTAAATCACTAGACTTAGCGAACCTAGTCTATCAACCAAAAGGTCCAAAAACGTGTAAAAGACAGCAAGATCATAACCTTGATAAATCTCTAGATTTAACGACACTTCTACCTGCTGTTAAATCCTCTATTAATACAGGGAAGCGGATAGAATTATCCTATCCAATCCGTAACACCAACCGAGTAGTAGGAACGATTGTTGGAAGTGAGATTTCCAAACGTTATGGAGAGGAAGGCTTACCTGCGGACACTATCCGCCTAAACTTTACTGGATCAGCAGGGCAAAGCTTTGGTGCATTTATACCACGTGGCCTTTCCCTTCACTTAACGGGAGATGCAAATGATTACGTTGGTAAAGGTTTATCCGGCGGAAAGGTTGTTGTATCCAAACCACAGCAAAGTCCAAGCGCAAGTGACGATGTCATTATTGGAAATGTTGCCCTGTATGGTGCTTCAAAAGGAGAAGCCTACATTAACGGAGTAGCTGGTGAACGATTTGCTGTCCGTAATAGCGGAGCAAACGTGGTAGTTGAAGGAGTCGGCAATCATGGTTGTGAATATATGACGGGAGGACGTGTCGTTGTCCTTGGTGATGTCGGAGCAAACTTTGCTGCTGGAATGTCTGGTGGTGTTGCTTATGTCCTTGCCGATGATAAAGATAAATTTAAGTCTCTATGCAACACAGGAATGATAGAGTTTGAATCATTAGAAGATCCGATGGAAGCGCAAGAAGTCCAAACGCTAGTTCAGAATCATTTTGAGAAAACCAATAGTCTACGTGCAGCGCACGTACTAGAACATTGGGAAATGGCTAAACGAAGTTTTGTGAAGATCATTCCGAAAGACTACAAAAATATGTTAAATAGAATTGAAGCACATCGTGCTGATGGATTAACAGAAGATGAAGCTGTCATGAGTGCTTTTCAAGGTAACCCAACGAAACAGGAGCAAGAAGCAACAGATGCAAGTGATACGCCCCAAGTTGCTTTGAAATAA
- a CDS encoding glutamate synthase subunit beta gives MGKSTGFMEYEREESVERSTHSRVKDWNEYTAPFSDETLKRQGARCMDCGIPFCHTGIEINGQASGCPINNLIPEWNDLVYRGKWQEALERLEKTNNFPEFTGRVCPAPCEGACTVAISDPAVAIKNIEKAIIDKGFENGWIQPRIPQKRTEKKIAIVGSGPAGLASADELNQAGHSVTIFERSNRPGGLLMYGIPNMKLEKDIVERRINLLRQEGIDFITNTEVGKDISPEELQEQYDSVILCTGAQKQRDLSIEGRDAKGIHLAMDYLTASTKNLLDEDMQKDEYINVEGKDVIVIGGGDTGADCVATALRQDCNSVVQFGKHPKQPTTRPEDNMWPEPPNVFTLEYAYKEAAETKGEDPRQYSIQTTKFVADENGHLQELHTVQTEKVWDDKGFYSYREIPGTEMVWPVQHVMIAIGFEGPEQPLLKHFGVDTTSRGCVDAEYGNYTTNLEGVFAAGDARRGQSLIVWAINEGREVAREVDQYLMGSTVLPG, from the coding sequence ATGGGTAAATCAACAGGATTTATGGAATATGAACGAGAAGAATCAGTAGAACGCTCAACCCACTCAAGGGTAAAAGATTGGAATGAATATACCGCTCCTTTCTCAGACGAAACATTAAAAAGACAAGGGGCAAGATGTATGGATTGTGGCATCCCTTTTTGCCACACAGGTATTGAGATTAATGGGCAAGCCTCAGGCTGCCCCATTAATAACCTGATTCCTGAATGGAACGATCTTGTTTATAGAGGAAAATGGCAAGAAGCTTTGGAGCGTTTAGAGAAGACAAATAACTTCCCTGAATTCACAGGCCGTGTTTGTCCTGCTCCTTGTGAAGGGGCATGTACAGTAGCGATATCTGATCCTGCTGTGGCAATTAAAAATATCGAAAAAGCTATTATTGATAAAGGGTTTGAAAATGGTTGGATTCAGCCGCGTATTCCTCAGAAACGAACAGAAAAGAAGATAGCCATTGTAGGTTCTGGACCAGCTGGGTTGGCAAGTGCAGATGAGTTAAATCAAGCTGGTCATTCTGTAACCATTTTCGAACGTTCCAATCGTCCAGGTGGTCTATTAATGTATGGTATTCCAAATATGAAGCTGGAAAAGGATATTGTAGAACGTCGCATTAACCTACTTCGCCAAGAAGGTATCGATTTTATAACCAATACCGAAGTTGGAAAAGACATATCTCCAGAAGAGTTGCAGGAACAATATGATTCGGTCATTTTATGTACTGGTGCACAAAAACAACGTGATTTAAGCATTGAGGGGCGTGACGCGAAAGGAATTCATTTGGCAATGGATTACTTAACCGCTTCTACAAAAAACCTTCTAGATGAAGATATGCAAAAGGATGAATATATTAATGTGGAAGGCAAAGATGTCATTGTCATTGGTGGTGGCGATACAGGAGCTGACTGTGTAGCTACAGCTCTTCGTCAAGACTGTAATAGTGTTGTTCAATTTGGGAAGCACCCTAAACAGCCAACCACAAGACCAGAAGACAACATGTGGCCAGAACCACCAAATGTGTTCACATTGGAGTATGCATATAAGGAAGCTGCAGAAACAAAAGGGGAAGACCCGAGACAATATTCTATTCAAACAACCAAGTTCGTAGCAGATGAAAACGGTCATCTTCAAGAACTACACACTGTTCAAACGGAGAAAGTATGGGATGACAAAGGGTTTTATTCGTACCGAGAAATTCCTGGTACAGAGATGGTATGGCCAGTGCAGCACGTTATGATTGCAATTGGGTTTGAGGGACCAGAACAACCATTACTGAAGCATTTTGGTGTAGATACAACTTCTCGAGGCTGTGTAGATGCAGAATATGGAAATTACACAACAAATCTCGAAGGAGTATTTGCAGCAGGTGATGCAAGACGTGGTCAAAGCTTAATCGTATGGGCAATTAATGAAGGCCGTGAAGTTGCGAGAGAGGTAGACCAGTATTTAATGGGGAGTACCGTACTACCAGGGTAA
- a CDS encoding YaiI/YqxD family protein has product MRIYVDADACPVKEIIIKEAQQFQIYVTLVKSFSHFSREEDPPMVTTTYVDTGADAADYRIMHLAHKGDLIVTQDYGLAALALGKGCYVIHHKGFSFTKENIDQLLTTRHANAQARKGGMKTKGPKAMSDDDREKFRSVLHSILQRNHEESR; this is encoded by the coding sequence ATGCGTATATATGTTGATGCAGATGCTTGTCCTGTAAAAGAAATTATTATTAAAGAAGCACAACAATTTCAGATTTATGTAACGTTGGTGAAGAGTTTTTCGCACTTCTCCCGTGAAGAAGATCCTCCTATGGTGACAACAACCTATGTCGATACAGGTGCGGATGCTGCGGATTACCGTATAATGCATCTTGCGCACAAAGGTGATTTGATTGTCACCCAAGATTATGGTTTAGCAGCATTAGCATTAGGAAAAGGCTGTTACGTTATCCACCACAAAGGATTCTCTTTTACAAAAGAAAACATTGACCAGTTATTAACCACTCGTCACGCAAACGCTCAAGCACGAAAAGGTGGGATGAAAACAAAGGGACCTAAAGCAATGAGTGATGATGACCGAGAAAAGTTTCGCTCTGTACTTCATTCCATATTACAAAGAAATCATGAAGAAAGCAGGTAG
- a CDS encoding CvfB family protein, with protein MTNFNVGTVHEFSVSRKIDNGFVLMNEHGEVMLHVNDTKETVDIDQTVKAFLYHDKQGKIVATTYLPDIDFNTYGWVEVVDMVDNLGVFVDIGIPKHILVSKDDLPLLNRIWPIVHDQLYVCLQTDQKGRLLAKPATENIIEQYAEPAPESLLNNTISGRVYRANKVGSFLVTEEGYQGFIHYTERKEEPRLGEWVNGRIIDVKSVGTLNISLRPVKEEALGEDAEQILAYLSSNKGEMTFTDKSSPDAIRDQFNISKAAFKRALGTLMKQEKIKQEDGKTLLISKE; from the coding sequence ATGACTAACTTTAATGTAGGTACTGTTCATGAATTTTCAGTATCTAGAAAAATAGATAATGGGTTCGTGCTTATGAATGAACACGGTGAAGTTATGCTACATGTGAATGATACGAAAGAAACTGTAGATATTGATCAAACAGTAAAAGCTTTTTTATATCATGATAAACAAGGCAAGATAGTGGCTACTACCTATCTTCCTGATATTGATTTTAACACATATGGCTGGGTAGAAGTTGTAGATATGGTCGATAACCTTGGGGTATTTGTAGATATTGGAATCCCTAAACACATTTTAGTATCGAAGGATGACTTACCACTATTAAATCGAATTTGGCCTATTGTTCACGACCAATTGTATGTGTGTCTTCAAACTGATCAAAAAGGACGACTGCTAGCTAAACCTGCTACTGAAAATATTATCGAACAATATGCTGAACCCGCTCCAGAAAGTCTACTAAATAATACGATAAGCGGGCGAGTTTATCGAGCTAACAAAGTAGGCTCCTTTTTGGTAACAGAGGAAGGGTATCAAGGATTCATTCACTACACTGAACGAAAAGAAGAGCCAAGACTTGGTGAGTGGGTGAATGGTCGAATTATTGATGTAAAAAGTGTGGGAACATTAAACATATCATTACGCCCAGTTAAAGAGGAAGCACTAGGAGAAGATGCTGAACAAATTCTAGCTTATTTATCTTCTAATAAAGGCGAAATGACGTTCACAGATAAAAGCTCACCAGATGCAATACGAGACCAATTTAATATCAGTAAAGCAGCATTCAAGAGAGCACTTGGTACACTAATGAAGCAAGAAAAAATTAAGCAAGAAGATGGGAAAACTTTATTGATATCAAAAGAATAA